The genomic DNA AACGACGCGGCGACGTGCCGACGTCGGCGCTGCAGTCCGAGGCGCTGCGCGTGCCCGAGACGATGAAGCTCGACACGCTGCTCGGCGAACTGCGCGGGCGCGGGTTCCAGATGGCGGTCGTCGTCGACGAGTACGGCGGCACGGCCGGCGTCGCGACCCTCGAGGACTTGGTCGAGGAGCTCGTCGGCGAGGTCGCCGACGAGCACGACCGCACCCGGGCCGGCATCGTGCGCCGCGGCGACGTGGTGAGCTTCCCCGGCATCCTGCGGCCCGACGAGCTGCTCGAGCGCACCGGCATCCGGGTCCCCGAGAACGGCGACTACGAGACCGTGGCCGGATTCGTGATGGCCGAGCTCGGCGCGCTGCCCGTCGTCGGCGACGAGGTCTCGATCGAGCAGGGCACGCTGCGCGTGCAGCGGCTCGACGGCCGGCGCATCGACCGCCTGCGGTTCGAGCCGACCGCCGAGCCGGTCGCCGACCGCGTCGACGACGTGCACGAGGAGGGCCGGCGATGAGCGACTGGGCGGGCCTCGCGTGGCTCGTCGTGCTGCTGATCGGCAACGCGTTCTTCGTGGGCGCCGAGTTCGCGGTGATCTCGGCGCGCCGCAGCCAGATCGAGCCGCTCGCGGAGCAGGGCCGGCGCAGCGCGAAGACGGCGCTGTGGGCGATGGAGCACGCGACGCTGATGCTCGCGATGAGCCAGCTCGGCATCACGATCTGCTCGCTGCTCATCCTGAACGTGTCCGAGCCGGCGATCCACCACCTGCTCGAGGCGCCGCTGCACCTCACCGGCTGGTCGGAGGATGCGGTCGGCACGATCGCGTTCGTCATCACCCTCGTGCTGGTCTCGTACCTGCACGTCGTGTTCGGCGAGATGGTGCCGAAGAACCTCTCGTTCTCGGTGCCCGACCGGGCGGTGCTGCTGCTCGCGCCGCCGCTGGTGTTCCTCGCGCGCGTGTTCCGGCCGGTGATCGTGGCGCTGAACGCGACCGCGAACGGCGTGCTGCGGCTGTTCCGGGTCGAGCCGAAGAGCGAGGCGACCTCGACGTTCACGCTCGAGGAGGTGCAGACCATCGTCGACCAGTCGCGTCGCGAGGGCGTGCTCGAGGACGCGAGCGGCACGCTCACGGCCGCGTTCGAGTTCACCTCGAAGTGCGTGCGGGATGTCGCGGTGCCGGCGTCGGGGCTCGTCAGCCTGCCGTCCGATGCGACGCCGGCCGATGTCGAGCGCGCCGTCGCGCGGCACGGCTTCAGCCGGTACGTGCTGCTCGACGCCGACGGCGAGCCGCACGGCTACGTGCACCTGAAGGACGTGATCGATCTCGACGACGACGAGTTCGACGATCCGATCCCGGCCAAGCGGGTGCGGCGGCTGGTCTCGATCTTCGACGGCACCGACCTCGAGGACGCGCTCGCGACGCTGCGCCGGCTCGGCACGCACGTGGCGCGGGCGTTCGACGAAGCCGGCGAGACGACCGGGGTGATCTTCCTCGAGGACATCATCGAGGAGCTCGTCGGCGAGGTGCAGGACGCGACCCGGCGCGGGTGAGCCGTCCGTCCGCCGCCGCGGATCCGGCCGGCAGGGCCGGCGTAGACTGCCGCCGACCAAGAACCGAGGAATCATCATGTTCGAGAAGCTCATGGCGACGGCAGTGCTTCCGGCGGCGGACCTCGATCGCGCGAAGCAGTGGTGGCACGACGTGCTCGGCCGCGACCCCGTGTGGTCGGAGGACGAGGGCGAGATCGCCTTCTACGACATCGGCGGCACCGTCGTCCTCGTGTACCGCACCGACTACGCCGGCACCGCCCGGAACACCGCGCTCAACCTCATGACCGACGACCTCGACCGGGACATGACCGCCCTGCGGACCCGCGGCGTCGTGTTCCACGACTACGACCTGCCCGGCGTGACGACCGTCGACGGCGTAGCCGAGACGGGCGAGGAGCGCACCGCGTGGTTCAGCGACAGCGAGGGCAACATCATCGCCCTCGGCCAACCCTCCGCGCAGATGCGAGAACTCGCGACGAAGCTGCGTTCGTCGTCGGCCGGGACGGGGTGAGTCGCCCGCCGATCACCACTCGCCGTCGTTGACGGCGGGCCGGGCACGCAGGTACGGCACCGGCCACATCGAGGTGTCGGCGCCGAGTTCGTGCGCGGCGCGCATCGCGAAGTGCGGGTCGCGCATCATCGCCTTGCCGAACATCACGGCGTCGACCCGGCCCGACGCGACCAGTTCCTCGGCGTGCGCCGGCGACGTGATGCGACCCACCGCCGAGACGGCGACCCCGCCCGCGTCGCGCACCCGCTCGGCATGCGGCACCTGATAGCCGGGGCCGGTCGGGATGTGCGCGTCGGCGACGAGTCCGCCGGTCGAGATGTCGAAGAAATCGGCGCCCGCCTCCTGCGCCCAGCGGGCGACGGTCGCGGTCTGCGCTTCGTCCCACCCGCCGTCGACCCAGTCGGTCGCCGAGAACCGCACGAACAGGGGCATCCGCTCGCCGATCTCGGCGCGCACCGCGCGCACGATCTCGAGCAGCAGCCGCGCCCGCCCGGCGAGGTCGCCGCCCCACGCGTCGTCGCGACGGTTCGACAGCGGTGAGAGGAACTGGTGCAGCAGGTAGCCGTGCGCGGCATGCACCTCGACCAGGTCGAACTCCGCGGCGACGGCGCGCCGCGCCGCCTGCCGGAAGTCGTCGATCGTCGCGCGGATGCCCGCCTCGTCGAGCGCGACGGGCGCGCGGTACCCCTCGAACGCGATCGGCGACGCGGACACCGTCGGCCAGCCGCCCGCATCGAGCGGCTGCGACCCCGGCCGGCGCAGCGGCTCGGGCCAGACCGACGCCTTGCGGCCCGCGTGCGCGAGCTGGATGCCCGATGCGGCGCCCTGCGACCGGATGAACCGGGTGATGCGTCGCCAGGCGGCGACCTGCTCGTCGTTCCAGATGCCGGTGTCGTAGTCGGAGATGCGCCCGACCGGGTTGACCGCCGTCGCCTCGGCGATCACGAGGCCCGCGCCGCCCGCGGCGAACGACCCGAGGTGCACGAGTTGCCAGTCGGTCGGCACGCCGTCGCGCGCGGTCACCGAGTACTGGCAGAGCGGCGGCACCCAGATCCGGTTGCGGATCTCGAGATCGCGGATCGTGATCGGGCGGAACAGCGCGGGCGAGGACGCCTCGGCGCGCGCCGCGGCATCCGTCGTCGTCGCCTGGGCGAGCGTGCTCACGAGGCGACTCCGCGCAGCCAGGCCTCGAGGGCGGCCGCGTCGGTGAAGACGTGGCCGTCGCCGCCGATCGCCTTCGCCCCCTCCACGTTCTCGGCCTTGTTGTCGATGAAGACCAGATCGGATGCCTCGATGCCGAGGTCGGCGATCACGTGCTCGTAGATCTCGCGGCCGGGCTTGACGAGCCCGAGCTCGCCGCTGATGAAGACCCGCTCGAACAGCGGCGCGAACGAGCCGAACCGCAGCCAGCCCGCGAAGTCGGCGCCCGCGTTCGAGAGCAGACCGAGGCGCGTGCCGCCCGCGCGCAGCGCGTGCAGCACCGCGAGCGTCGCCGGGTCGACGCTCAACCAGCTGCGGTGGTCGATCGCCCACAGCTCGTGCACGTCGATCGGCGAGTAGTCGCGCCCGAGGTCGCGGCCCACCGCCGCCCAGTACTCGGCGATCGACTGCGTGCCCTGATCGAGCCCCTCGCGGTGCGCCCAGTACGCCGCCCAGAACGGCTCGGACTCGGCGCCGGCGCGCTCGAGCAGCACGGCGCGATCAGCCGTGGACGGTTCGCGCGAGATCACCTCGCCGTAGTCGAACACGACGACGCGCGGGGCGAGCGAGATGGGGGCGAGGTGTGGCCAGGGCATGCCTTCCAACCTATCGTTGGAGCATGGAGCCGAACGGCTGGCGGGAGTGGACGGCCGCGGACGCGGCCGAGTGGATCGTCGAGCCCGGGCCCGACGACGACAAGTACGCGCGAGGCGTGCTCGGCGTGATCACGGGGTCGCTCGACTACCCGGGCGCCGCGGTGCTCGGCGTCGAGGCCGCGTCGCGCGCCGGCGTCGGCATGGTGCGGTACATCGGCCCGCGCCGGGTCGCCGCCGCGGTGCTGCTCCGCCGGCCCGAGACCGTGCGCGTCGCGGGGCGGGTGCAGGCCTGGCTGCTGGGCAGCGGCATGGATGCCACGCGCCGCTCGTTCGTGCTCGCCGGCGAACTGCAGCACGCGCTCGCCTCGGGCGTGCCGATCGTGCTCGACGCCGGCGCCCTCGACCTGGTCGGCAGCCACACCGGGCCGACGATCGTCACCCCGCACGCCCGCGAGCTCGCGAACCTGCTCGCCTCGCGCGACCTGCGCTCCTCGGTCGAGGAGGTGCGCGCCGACCCCGCCGGGTGGGCCGTGCGTGCGGCTCGTGAACTCGGCACCGCCGTGCTGCTGAAAGGCGCGGTCACCCGCATCTGCGACCCCGAGGGCAGCCGGTTCACCGTGACCGCCGCGACCCACCGGCTCGCGACCGCCGGTACGGGCGACGTGCTCGGCGGCATCCTGGGCGCGCTCGTCGCCACCAACCACGCGCGGTTCGCGCACGACCGGTCCGCGCTCGCGAAGATCGCCGCGAGCGCCGCGTGGGTGCACGCCGAAGCCGGACGCCGGGCGAGCGAGGCCGTCGACGGGGGGCCGGTGACCGCGATGGACGTCGCGGGCGCCGTGCCGGCCGTCGTCGGCGGGCTGGCGCGCCGGCACTGACCTCAGCCGTGCAGCATCCGCGCCAGGAACTCGCGCGTACGCGGCTCGCGCGGTGCGGTGAACACCTCGTGCGCCGGCCCATGCTCGGCGATCCGCCCGCCGTCGAGGAACACGACCCGGTCGGCCACGTCTCGTGCGAACGCCATCTCGTGCGTGGCCATCAGAATCGTGGTGCCGCCGTCGGCCAGCGACCGCACGAGCGCGAGCACCTCGCCGACCAGCTCGGGGTCGAGTGCGCTCGTCACCTCGTCGAGCAGCAGCAGCTCGGGCTCCGTCATGATCGCGCGCACGATCGCGACCCGCTGCTGCTGCCCGCCCGAGAGCCGGTCGGGGTACGCGCCGGCGAATTCCGCCAGCCCGATCGAGGCGAGCAGCTCGCGGCCCCGCCGCTCGGCGTCGGCGCGAGGCATCCGGTGCACCAACCGAGCCGCGAGCGTCACGTTGTCGATCACCGACAGGTGCGGGAACAGGTTGTAGTGCTGGAACACCGCGCCGATGCGCGCGCGCACCCGGTCGGCATTCACCCGCGGATCGCTGATGTCCTCGCCGCGCAGCCGGATCACCCCGTCGTCGATGCGCTCGAGCAGATTCACGGTGCGCAGCAGCGTCGACTTGCCCGACCCCGAGGCGCCGATGAGGGCGACGACCTCGTGGGCGGCGACCTCGAGGTCGATGCCGCGCAGCACCTCGGAGTCGCCGAACGACTTGCGGATGCCGGTGAGGTGGAGCACCGACTCGGTCATACCAGGCTCCCGACCTGCTCGCGATCGCGCATGCGCGCGCTCAGCCAGTCGGTCAGCCGGATCGTCGGCCACGCCAGCAGCACGAACAGCAGGCCGGCGACGACGTACGGCGTGTAGTTGAAGAAGTGCGCGACCTCGATCTGCGCACCCCGCACCGCGTCGACCGCGCCGAGCACCGAGATGAGCCCGACGTCCTTCTGCATGGCGACGAAGTCGTTCATGAGCGCCGGGGTCACCTTGCGCAGCGCCTGCGGCACGACCACCCGGCGCATCGTCTGCCCGTGCGTCAGGCCGAGGGCGCGCGCGGCGAGCCGCTGCGACGGATGCACCGCCTCGAAGCCGGCCCGCAGCACCTCGGACACGTACGCCGAGTACACGATGACGATCGCGACCGTGCCCCACACGGCGACGGGCACGCGCGGGAAGAACTCGAGGGCCGGCACGCCGAAGCCGATGAGGTACAGCATGATGATCAGCGGCACGCCGCGGAACAGATCGGTGTAGCCGGTCGCGAGCGCGCGCAGCGGGAAGAACACCGGCCCGCGCAGCGTGCGCAGCGTCGCGAGCAGCAGGCCGACGAGCGCGACGCCGACCGCGGCGAACACGAGCACCTGGAGGTTCAGCCAGAGCCCCGCGATGATGCGCGGGAACGAGGCGACCGCGACATCCCAGTCGAAGAAGGTCTGCTGCACCCGGCTCCAACCGGGTGAGAGCAGCACCGCCCCGATCACGACCACGGCGAACACGAGCGTGCTCGCCGCGCTGATCAGCACCGACCGGCCGGTCTGCCGACGCCGGTACGCGCGCCGCGCGAACTCGACCTCGCTCGGGCCGGCTGAGGAGCCGTGCGGCGGGTCGGTCGTGGCGGCGGTCACGCGCCCATGCTCGCGCACGCGCGCGGCGGAGCATCCGATGCCACGCCGCCGCGACCGCCGCAGCTCACCGCGGCACCGGCGCGGTGTCGTCGCTGCCCAGCCACTGCTCGGCCAGCGCGTCCAGGGTGCCGTCCTCGCGGAGCGCGTCGACCGCGGCGGTCACCCGCTCGGTCAACGGCGAGCCCTTGGCGAGCACCAGGCCGAACTCGTCGCCGGCCCCCGCCGTGGGCAGCTGGCCGATGATGAGGCCGCCGTCGAGCTCGGCGCCGGTCAGGTAGAACGCGGTCGGCAGGTCGACCACGATCGCGTCGACCGTGCCCGACTGCAGCGCCAGCTTCGCGTCGTCGTTCGTGTTGAACACCTGCGCACCCTGGTCGGGCGCGATCGCCTGCTCGATCGCGTCGAAGCTGGTGGTGCCCGTCTGGGCGCCGATGAGCAGCGGCTTCAGGTCGGCGATCGACGTCGCGCCCGCCGCCGGTGAGCCCTCGACGGTGATGACGACCTGCGTGGTCTCGTAGTACGGCGACGAGAAGTCGACCGCCTCGGCCCGCTCGGGCGTGATCGAGAACTGCTGCAGGTTGATGTCGAAGTCCTTCGGCCCTGGGGCGATCGCCTGGTCGAAGGTGGTGCGCACCCAGACGACGTCCTCCTTCGCGAAGCCGAGCTGCTCGGCGACCGCGAACGCGACCGCCGACTCGAAGCCCTCGCCCGATTCGGGGGTGTCGTCGATGACCCACGGGAAGTACGCCGGCTCGCCGGTGCCGACGGTGAACTTGCCCTCGGTGACGAAGTCGCCCCCGGACCCGGTGTCGGCGGAGTCGCCGCCCGCGGTGCAGCCGGTCAGGGCGAGCGCCGCCGCAGCGGCGACGGCGAGGACGAGGAGCGGTCGACGTGACATGGTGGCCTCCGGAACGGATGGGGTCGGGGTCATTCAAGGATGCCTCGACACGACCCGCGCGGTCGCGGACGTGTCGGAGCATGACGTTCGAGGGGCGCGGCTCGAGCCTCGGATAGGCTCGCTCGCATGACGGTGGGAGCCGCGCGCCGGGCGCTGGGCGGGCGGGCGGCGCTCTGGATCGCCTTCGCCGTCGCCCACCTCCTCGTGGCGCTGCTCGGGCTCTGGGGCTTCGGCTGGCCGCTCGGCGACCTCGCGACCTACCGGGCGTGGGCGCAGGAAGCCGACTTCGGCGCGGTGCGGATGGGCATCGACGTGCCGTGGGTGTACCCGATCCTGGCGTTCGCGCCGATGGCGGCAGCGCTCGCGCTCGGCCACGAATGGTACGACCAGGCGTGGCTGGCGATCGTCACCGGCCTCGACGCGATCGCGTTCGCGATCCTGCTCGGCCGCGGCGTGCTCACGCGGGGTCGACGGGCCGCGGCGTGGTGGTGGATGGGCTTCGCGGTGCTGCTCGGCCCGGTCGCGCTCGGCCGCATCGACGCGGTCACCGTGCCGTTCGCGGTCGTCGGGCTGCTCGTCGCGCTCGGCCGCCCCCGCGTCGCCGCGACCCTGCTCACCGTGGGCGCGTGGATCAAAGTGTGGCCCGCCGCCCTGATCGGCGCGCTCATGGTGGCGGTGCGGCGTCGCGCGGAGGTGGCGGTCATCGCCGTCGCCCTCAGCGCGGGCGTGCTCGGCGTGTCGCTGCTGGCCGGTTCGGGGCTGAACGCGCTCGGCTTCATCGGCGAGCAGACCGGGCGGGGGCTGCAGGTCGAGTCGCCCGGCGCGGTGCCGTTCCTCTGGATGATCGCCGCCGGCGACGCGACGCACCGGGTGTACTACGACCGCGACATCCTGACCTA from Agromyces larvae includes the following:
- a CDS encoding hemolysin family protein, with translation MSDWAGLAWLVVLLIGNAFFVGAEFAVISARRSQIEPLAEQGRRSAKTALWAMEHATLMLAMSQLGITICSLLILNVSEPAIHHLLEAPLHLTGWSEDAVGTIAFVITLVLVSYLHVVFGEMVPKNLSFSVPDRAVLLLAPPLVFLARVFRPVIVALNATANGVLRLFRVEPKSEATSTFTLEEVQTIVDQSRREGVLEDASGTLTAAFEFTSKCVRDVAVPASGLVSLPSDATPADVERAVARHGFSRYVLLDADGEPHGYVHLKDVIDLDDDEFDDPIPAKRVRRLVSIFDGTDLEDALATLRRLGTHVARAFDEAGETTGVIFLEDIIEELVGEVQDATRRG
- a CDS encoding HAD family hydrolase, which codes for MPWPHLAPISLAPRVVVFDYGEVISREPSTADRAVLLERAGAESEPFWAAYWAHREGLDQGTQSIAEYWAAVGRDLGRDYSPIDVHELWAIDHRSWLSVDPATLAVLHALRAGGTRLGLLSNAGADFAGWLRFGSFAPLFERVFISGELGLVKPGREIYEHVIADLGIEASDLVFIDNKAENVEGAKAIGGDGHVFTDAAALEAWLRGVAS
- a CDS encoding amino acid ABC transporter ATP-binding protein; this encodes MTESVLHLTGIRKSFGDSEVLRGIDLEVAAHEVVALIGASGSGKSTLLRTVNLLERIDDGVIRLRGEDISDPRVNADRVRARIGAVFQHYNLFPHLSVIDNVTLAARLVHRMPRADAERRGRELLASIGLAEFAGAYPDRLSGGQQQRVAIVRAIMTEPELLLLDEVTSALDPELVGEVLALVRSLADGGTTILMATHEMAFARDVADRVVFLDGGRIAEHGPAHEVFTAPREPRTREFLARMLHG
- a CDS encoding NADH:flavin oxidoreductase/NADH oxidase, producing MFRPITIRDLEIRNRIWVPPLCQYSVTARDGVPTDWQLVHLGSFAAGGAGLVIAEATAVNPVGRISDYDTGIWNDEQVAAWRRITRFIRSQGAASGIQLAHAGRKASVWPEPLRRPGSQPLDAGGWPTVSASPIAFEGYRAPVALDEAGIRATIDDFRQAARRAVAAEFDLVEVHAAHGYLLHQFLSPLSNRRDDAWGGDLAGRARLLLEIVRAVRAEIGERMPLFVRFSATDWVDGGWDEAQTATVARWAQEAGADFFDISTGGLVADAHIPTGPGYQVPHAERVRDAGGVAVSAVGRITSPAHAEELVASGRVDAVMFGKAMMRDPHFAMRAAHELGADTSMWPVPYLRARPAVNDGEW
- a CDS encoding VOC family protein, giving the protein MFEKLMATAVLPAADLDRAKQWWHDVLGRDPVWSEDEGEIAFYDIGGTVVLVYRTDYAGTARNTALNLMTDDLDRDMTALRTRGVVFHDYDLPGVTTVDGVAETGEERTAWFSDSEGNIIALGQPSAQMRELATKLRSSSAGTG
- a CDS encoding ADP-dependent NAD(P)H-hydrate dehydratase, which gives rise to MEPNGWREWTAADAAEWIVEPGPDDDKYARGVLGVITGSLDYPGAAVLGVEAASRAGVGMVRYIGPRRVAAAVLLRRPETVRVAGRVQAWLLGSGMDATRRSFVLAGELQHALASGVPIVLDAGALDLVGSHTGPTIVTPHARELANLLASRDLRSSVEEVRADPAGWAVRAARELGTAVLLKGAVTRICDPEGSRFTVTAATHRLATAGTGDVLGGILGALVATNHARFAHDRSALAKIAASAAWVHAEAGRRASEAVDGGPVTAMDVAGAVPAVVGGLARRH
- a CDS encoding amino acid ABC transporter permease, with translation MTAATTDPPHGSSAGPSEVEFARRAYRRRQTGRSVLISAASTLVFAVVVIGAVLLSPGWSRVQQTFFDWDVAVASFPRIIAGLWLNLQVLVFAAVGVALVGLLLATLRTLRGPVFFPLRALATGYTDLFRGVPLIIMLYLIGFGVPALEFFPRVPVAVWGTVAIVIVYSAYVSEVLRAGFEAVHPSQRLAARALGLTHGQTMRRVVVPQALRKVTPALMNDFVAMQKDVGLISVLGAVDAVRGAQIEVAHFFNYTPYVVAGLLFVLLAWPTIRLTDWLSARMRDREQVGSLV
- a CDS encoding ABC transporter substrate-binding protein translates to MSRRPLLVLAVAAAAALALTGCTAGGDSADTGSGGDFVTEGKFTVGTGEPAYFPWVIDDTPESGEGFESAVAFAVAEQLGFAKEDVVWVRTTFDQAIAPGPKDFDINLQQFSITPERAEAVDFSSPYYETTQVVITVEGSPAAGATSIADLKPLLIGAQTGTTSFDAIEQAIAPDQGAQVFNTNDDAKLALQSGTVDAIVVDLPTAFYLTGAELDGGLIIGQLPTAGAGDEFGLVLAKGSPLTERVTAAVDALREDGTLDALAEQWLGSDDTAPVPR